From a region of the Acanthochromis polyacanthus isolate Apoly-LR-REF ecotype Palm Island chromosome 3, KAUST_Apoly_ChrSc, whole genome shotgun sequence genome:
- the LOC110965327 gene encoding uncharacterized protein LOC110965327, translating into MGLVHVALVVLNLLSAGQSAPVTSCESLLQPLEIQGRDQLLGRWTYIGESTDIPGSRTLTKMIVQTSWLNITAGDSNDTINTVQNQKAMGLCLTLSYKQTLKNNTISMEQPYPGSAILLNTGCPDCLVFYSNYTIGESTYKGVQLLSRRPKVSITEMEEFRKQIMCLNLPKPAVLDPEKGFCFEEPQGMSFDLTDSFNSMSSDQLNKLDKLFRSEGGVQTIMDMISSAVDQVNPH; encoded by the exons ATGGGGCTTGTTCATGTTGCTCTGGTTGTGTTGAATCTTCTGTCTGCTGGTCAGTCAGCTCCTGTGACCAGCTGTGAAAGTCTGCTGCAACCTCTTGAAATCCAGGGAAGAGATCAG CTGCTGGGAAGATGGACGTACATAGGAGAGAGCACAGACATCCCTGGATCTAGAACACTGACGAAGATGATTGTTCAGACCTCCTGGCTGAACATTACTGCTGGTGACAGCAATGATACCATCAATACTGTTCAGAATCAAAAAGC GATGGGCCTTTGTTTGACACTCTCTTACAAACAGACCTTGAAAAACAACACTATCAGTATGG AACAACCTTACCCTGGTTCTGCCATCCTACTGAACACTGGCTGCCCTGACTGTCTTGTTTTCTATTCAAATTACACCATTGGAGAAAGCACATACAAAGGCGTCCAGCTCCTGA GTAGGAGACCTAAGGTGTCGATTACTGAGATGGAAGAGTTTAGAAAACAAATAATGTGTCTGAACTTACCAAAACCCGCTGTCCTGGATCCAGAAAAAG GTTTCTGCTTCGAGGAGCCCCAAGGAATGAGCTTTGACCTGACTGATAGCTTCAACAGCATGAGCTCTGATCAGTTGAACAAACTGGACAAGCTTTTTCGAAGTGAAGGTGGAGTACAGACAATTATGGACATGATCAGCAGTGCTGTAGATCAAGTAAATCCTCATTAA